The DNA region ATGGCAGCATCAGTAGCATTATCAGGAACTGGATTAGCAGGAATGTTCTCTTTAATCAATCCGATATTAGCTATAGATCCAATTATTGATATGCCTAGAACAATGTTAAATGTTGTAGGATCATTAACAAATGCTTTAATGGTAGATAAAAGTTTAGGAAATCTAAACCACGAAGTTTATCAAGATATGGAAGCAGGAAATGAAGTAAACGCTTCAGAAGTAGAATAAATAAAAAATTGCCACCTAGCGGTGGCTTTTTTTATCTAATTCCATGATATAGTTTATAAAATTTACCATTTAAATTTAAAAGTTCTTCAAAAGTTCCTTCTTCAACAATATTGTTATCTCCGATTACATAGATTTTATCAAAGTCTTCAAGTATACTAAGACGGTGAGTTATAGCAATAATTATTCTATCTTTGAATTCAGTTTTTATATTTTTTAAAATTGATTTTTCATTTATAATATCTAAAGCATTTGTAGCTTCATCTAAGAGAATTAAATCTGGTTTTTTTAAAAATAATCTAGCCATGGCAATTTTTTGTTTTTGACCAGAACTAAGGTGAATTCCTCCTTCTCCAATTATGGAGTTTTCCTCAAGAGTAAATTTATTAAAAACTTCATAAACATATGATTTTTCAATGGCAAAATTAAGTTCATCTTCATTACAATTTTCTTTAACTAATATTATATTATCAATTAAAGATGAATTAATAATATAGTCACTTTGATCAACAATTCCTATTTTTTTTAAATAACTCTCAAATGTAAGTTTATTTAAGGAGATATTATTAATTAAAATTTCTCCATTAGTTGGAATTAAAGCTCTTTTTAAAAGTGATGCTGTAGTACTTTTTCCAATTCCACTTTCACCAACTAAAGCAATTTTTTCACCTTTGTTAATTTTTAAATTAAAATTTTTTAAAATATATTTATTATCATAAGCAAAAGATATATTTTTAAATTCAATAGATGTAATTTTATCATTTAAAATAATATCTCCATCTTCTCGATTATTTAAATTTATTATTTCAGAAAAACGATTAACACCTGAAATTCCTTTTTGGTATATATCTACAAGACCAACCATTCTCATAATTCGAAGTCTAAAACGATCAACCAAAAGTAAAAATGACATTATAATTCCCATTGTAATTCCATCTTTTATAAAAAGATAACCTCCAGCTAGAATAATAATAAGTTGGGTTATATTAGAATAAAATGTAATTCCTGAAACTATTAAACTAGATGGAATCATATTTTGCTTTTCACTTTCTAACAAAATTTTATTTTTTTCAAAAAATTTATTTTTAGCATAATTTTCTAAATAATTATCTTTTAAAAAAAAGATTGTTTTTAAAAGATCATGAAGGTTTGCTGATAATAAGCCTGAGTTTTTTCTTACAAGTTTATGTCCAAGTTTCATTTTTTTATTTTCTCTATATACAAAAATTAAGGTTAAAGGTAATGGGGCTAAAGTAATTAAAGATAATTTTATATCAAAGTCTATCATTATAAAAATTGAAGCTAAAATTGTGATAATTGAAAAAATAAAATCTTCTAATCCTCTATGACATAAAAGAGAAACGCTATCTAAGTCATTTATTATCCTAGAAATAAGGTCACCATTTTGATTTTTTTTAAAAAAATCAGAAGGTTGATTTAAAATTTTTTCTAATAAATCATTTCTCATATTTTGTTTTATTTTGCTTCCCATTAATTTTCCATTGGCTTGAGAGTTAACAGCAAAGATTAATCGAAGAATGTAAAGAAGTATTAAAGCTATAGAAAATTTTAATAATAAATTTATATTTTTAGAGGGCAGAGTTTCATCTATTAAATTTTTTATTAAAAGTGGTGAATACACATCAATTGCTGTCATTATTAATCGAATACTTAAAAATAAAAAAAGAAGTTTTTTTTCCTTTTTTAAATAGTGTATAAGAGTGTCAAAAGATGTTTTTTTCATAAAGTTATTCTCCTTAAATTCTAATTGTTTTTAACAATAAATAGTAACTTTTTTTCTATATAAAAGTCAATATATTCTAAAAACAATGATATAAATAATAGATGATAATGTTATAAAAATTAGATAATTTGATTGAAATTTGTACTTTAAAGTGTTAATATTGAAATGAATTAAATGTAACGGTTTAATAAATTAAAAGGGAATTAAGTGAGAATCTTAAACGGTCCCGCCACTGTAAAAGAGGACAAAAGCAATAAGACCACTGAGAATTTAAAATCTTGGGAAGG from Candidatus Cetobacterium colombiensis includes:
- a CDS encoding ABC transporter ATP-binding protein — protein: MKKTSFDTLIHYLKKEKKLLFLFLSIRLIMTAIDVYSPLLIKNLIDETLPSKNINLLLKFSIALILLYILRLIFAVNSQANGKLMGSKIKQNMRNDLLEKILNQPSDFFKKNQNGDLISRIINDLDSVSLLCHRGLEDFIFSIITILASIFIMIDFDIKLSLITLAPLPLTLIFVYRENKKMKLGHKLVRKNSGLLSANLHDLLKTIFFLKDNYLENYAKNKFFEKNKILLESEKQNMIPSSLIVSGITFYSNITQLIIILAGGYLFIKDGITMGIIMSFLLLVDRFRLRIMRMVGLVDIYQKGISGVNRFSEIINLNNREDGDIILNDKITSIEFKNISFAYDNKYILKNFNLKINKGEKIALVGESGIGKSTTASLLKRALIPTNGEILINNISLNKLTFESYLKKIGIVDQSDYIINSSLIDNIILVKENCNEDELNFAIEKSYVYEVFNKFTLEENSIIGEGGIHLSSGQKQKIAMARLFLKKPDLILLDEATNALDIINEKSILKNIKTEFKDRIIIAITHRLSILEDFDKIYVIGDNNIVEEGTFEELLNLNGKFYKLYHGIR